One genomic region from Henningerozyma blattae CBS 6284 chromosome 2, complete genome encodes:
- the TBLA0B06330 gene encoding uncharacterized protein (ancestral locus Anc_4.335), whose amino-acid sequence MKNFLLNLDRRNKKRNNVIRANSDAIIITKDNYKKNKIIPFDKQSLFNELSNQFNSTYANIKLLSTSCNNFQKNLLTFNKNWFTIMVAFDNIFKLQIEEITHEMPDDIMAWIETSTEKIDLESLIKEILKIYYTILNILNYFENTIQVSLNELENICYSIERTIKKRNLYFDELNRLINQYDSIEDVNMPIVIRQNYVVNDSDSKIRAQQQINKRIIKHRESRKLKLNQKINMAREKYEIFNKLIIDELLKFNQLVESFMQVWFTVYFFTILNIFFELQNFMTSNMDIQNFINYKIYSATAHYDNGEEDEDEDIEENVGKGGNDNSQDINDRYKCLSPIEKNIENAKVLGENVLEEYYRASLPVYQDLSYLSIIDFEKFKKKFPRSPKK is encoded by the coding sequence ATGAAGAACtttttgttaaatcttGATCGAAGAAATAAGAAACGCAATAATGTCATTAGGGCAAATTCCGATGCCATTATCATTACTAAGGACaattataagaaaaataaaatcattcCCTTCGACAAACAATCTCTTTTCAATGAATTGTCCAATCAATTCAATTCTACTTATgccaatattaaattattatctacatcttgtaataattttcaaaaaaatcttttaactttcaataaaaattggTTTACCATTATGGTTGCTTTcgataatatatttaaattacaaattgaagaaataacACATGAGATGCCCGATGATATTATGGCATGGATTGAGACTAGTACTGAAAAAATCGATTTAGAATCATTGATTAAAGagattttaaagatttattatacaattcttaatattttgaattattttgaaaatacaaTCCAAGTCTCATTGAATGagttagaaaatatttgttataGTATTGAAAGAACCattaaaaagagaaatttatatttcgATGAATTAAACCGTTTGATTAATCAATATGATTCTATTGAAGATGTTAATATGCCCATAGTGATTAGACAAAATTATGTGGTTAATGATTCAGATTCGAAAATAAGGGCACAACAACAAATCAATAAACGAATCATAAAGCACAGAGAATcgagaaaattaaaattaaatcaaaaaattaatatggCAAGggaaaaatatgaaatatttaataaattgattattGACGAATTACttaaatttaatcaattgGTTGAATCGTTCATGCAAGTTTGGTTTACcgtttattttttcactattttaaatattttttttgaattacaaaattttaTGACAAGTAATATggatattcaaaattttataaattataaaatatattctgCTACAGCTCACTATGATAATGGAGAGGAGGATGAGGATGAAGATATCGAAGAAAATGTAGGCAAGGGGGGAAATGACAACTCGCAAGATATAAATGATAGGTACAAATGTCTTTCGCCgattgaaaaaaacataGAAAATGCCAAGGTGTTGGGCGAAAATGTTCTTGAAGAATATTATCGGGCCTCACTTCCTGTTTATCAAGATCTTTCCTATTTATCCATTAtcgattttgaaaaatttaaaaaaaaattcccAAGATCCccaaagaaataa
- the NGK1 gene encoding hexokinase (similar to Saccharomyces cerevisiae YLR446W; ancestral locus Anc_4.336) gives MDVLSSNEILSELETLFIPNESIDSISKKFQLELMNRLQSSSNSMLPCDHIPNISLQELTSLTNTNFKNLTIDFGGTSLKFAILSGDNNQFNIEYEKKLDIKNKFVDFKFFENLIEWIILECVKFDIPKETHYLVSTTFSFPLDSQKRIITMGKGFKLLKELKNYSIVDILQISFDNILKKNLNSNNYTFEIGNVINDSVAVYLSNRFLIDTKHATSSSSSSSNNNISLILGTGTNSSFDVPLSSLPSFKKKFLNLDTLDENNYSMLINSELGFLGVEVINLTSFDHFNTSSIGYDMPLEYVTSGKYLSMILPKILLHYNLLPKSNNTIEEFINNFDGEVFSNILSENYEDLLTFFNLKNEKLDLITNICKILIKRASIYLVSSILAINDFLNKIYNRDIGALNSALSETESDNSDIESINSDNKTTFSNDIKVGYVGSFLAFSKYYHEQIKFYSNEQVTLNFLDNSSLIGAAVSSYISKIQK, from the coding sequence ATGGATGTATTGAGCTCAAACGAGATATTATCGGAATTAGAAACTCTTTTTATACCAAATGAATCAATTGATTCCATCTCtaaaaaattccaattgGAATTGATGAATAGATTACAATCAAGTAGTAACTCAATGCTACCTTGTGACCATATCCCCAACATTTCATTGCAAGAGTTGACATCATTAACTAAtacaaatttcaaaaatctGACCATTGATTTCGGTGGTACTAGTCTGAAATTTGCCATCTTATCAGGCGATAATAATCAATTCAATattgaatatgaaaaaaaattggatattaaaaataaatttgttgatttcaaattttttgaaaatttgattGAATGGATTATTTTAGAATGTGTTAAATTCGATATCCCTAAGGAAACCCATTACCTTGTCTCTACAACTTTTAGTTTCCCATTAGATTCTCAAAAGAGAATTATCACCATGGGCAAAGGttttaaattgttgaaagaattgaaaaattattctattgttgatattttacaaatatcGTTTGATAACAtcttaaagaaaaatttgaattcaaataattatactTTTGAAATTGGAAATGTTATCAATGATTCTGTAGCAGTTTATTTGTCCAATAGATTTTTGATTGACACTAAACATGCAAcaagtagtagtagtagtagtagtaacaataatatatcgTTAATTTTAGGTACAGGTACCAATTCATCTTTTGACGTCCCATTATCTTCTTTACCCTctttcaagaaaaaattcttaaatttGGATACATTGGATGAAAACAATTATTCCATGCTTATCAATTCAGAATTAGGATTTCTAGGAGTAGAAGTCATTAATTTAACAAGTTTTGATCATTTCAATACTTCTTCAATTGGATATGATATGCCTTTAGAATATGTCACGTCAGGGAAATATCTTTCAATGATCTTACCAAAGATTTTACTTCATTACAACTTATTGCCCAAATCAAACAATACTATTGaggaatttattaataatttcgaTGGTGAAGttttttccaatattttatcaGAAAATTATGAAGATCTCTTAACTTTCTTCAATCtaaagaatgaaaaattagatttaattactaatatttgtaaaatattaatcaaaaGAGCTTCCATATACTTGGtatcttcaatattagCAATCAATGATTTcctaaacaaaatatataatagaGATATTGGTGCTTTGAATTCAGCTTTAAGTGAAACTGAAAGTGATAACAGTGATATAGAAAGTATAAATAGTGATAACAAGACTACTTTTTCCAATGATATTAAAGTAGGATATGTTGGCTCCTTTTTAgctttttcaaaatattaccatgaacaaattaaattttattcaaatgaaCAAGTCACTCTGAATTTCCTAGACAATAGTAGTTTAATTGGTGCTGCTGTTTCAAGTTACATTTCCAAGATACAAAAGTAA
- the VMA6 gene encoding H(+)-transporting V0 sector ATPase subunit d (similar to Saccharomyces cerevisiae VMA6 (YLR447C); ancestral locus Anc_4.338) encodes MEGVYFNIDNGFVEGVVRGYRNGLLTNNQYINLTQCDTLEDLKLQLSSTDYSNFLSSVATENLTTTIIQTFLSDKLFNEFNYIKDQTSGITKKFMDYITYGYMIDNVALMITGTIHERNKAEILQRCHPLGWFDTLPTLTVATDLQSLYDTVLIDTPLAPYFLDCFDNADELDDLNIEIIKNKLYKAYLQDFNNFVTEKLPAPANEIMSELLAFEADRRSINISLNSLQSDDIDSNLKRQLLPEFGKLYPIETNRLIEANDFELIRTAINNVQEYKGILDSGNLDDHFYKIEMDLCRDAFTQQFSVSVIWAWMKSKEQEIRNITWIAECIAQNQRERINNYISVY; translated from the coding sequence ATGGAAGgtgtatattttaatattgataacGGGTTTGTCGAAGGTGTTGTTAGAGGTTATAGAAATGGGTTGTTAACAAACAATCAATACATCAATTTGACTCAATGTGATACTTTAgaagatttgaaattacaattatctTCGACTGATTATTCCAATTTCCTATCTTCAGTTGCTACTGAAAATTTAACCACCACTATCATACAAACATTCTTATCAGACAAATTGTTTAATGAGTTTAATTACATCAAAGACCAAACAAGCGGTATAACCAAAAAATTCATGGATTACATCACATACGGATATATGATTGATAATGTTGCATTGATGATTACAGGTACTATTCATGAACGTAACAAGGCAGAAATTTTACAACGTTGTCATCCTTTAGGTTGGTTCGATACTTTACCAACTTTGACTGTAGCAACTGATTTACAAAGTTTATACGATACTGTTTTGATCGATACTCCCTTGGCTCCTTATTTCTTGGATTGTTTTGATAATGCAGACGAATTAGATGATTTGAAcattgaaattatcaagaataaattatacAAGGCTTATTTACAagatttcaataattttgtcACTGAAAAATTACCAGCCCCTGCAAATGAAATCATGTCTGAATTATTAGCTTTCGAAGCTGATAGAAGATCCATCAATATTTCGTTGAATTCGTTACAGAGTGATGATATCGATTCCAATTTAAAAAGACAATTATTACCAGAATTCGGTAAATTATATCCAATTGAAACAAACCGTTTAATCGAGGCAAACGATTTCGAATTGATTAGAACTGCCATCAACAACGTCCAAGAATATAAGGGGATTCTGGATTCTGGTAATCTAGATGATCATTTctataaaattgaaatggATCTTTGTAGAGATGCTTTCACTCAACAATTCTCCGTTAGTGTCATCTGGGCTTGGATGAAATCAAAAGAACAAGAGATTAGAAACATTACTTGGATAGCTGAATGTATAGCTCAAAACCAAAGAGAAAGAATCAACAATTACATTTCAGTCTATTAA
- the TBLA0B06290 gene encoding uncharacterized protein (similar to Saccharomyces cerevisiae TCB3 (YML072C); ancestral locus Anc_4.340) has protein sequence MIFNHKEKLQEKETHEGLPKKLLVGTHSSSKDTNTKGHDTVTKNEEENHHNLPGSHLFHVPHDETSSSADDSHHHLHLGLKKAINIHGPSLNNSIIHGSSQNDTTTTTEGSDNVTDINNSKGKNDFLEIPKHRKHGGRRLISKRKSNSMDSPRATEVMDFTSDNITEKEKKKTKRRKSFSIRRSLEKVSRSNTNTISKSEDGTNKKKRKFNLGLRKSLDKSRRNSYGNSPATDTYSLDEESNIMVPATPKIVTQTIPDNPDSPSTPLNNINSNGTESIETSPFFERKLVRASVHVRSISDSQYDEDKHLMAKVNKKLKAPSPRKLEELEAARHKSHVESSEIKQSIPKFKKEYLKKINTIDKNKLYPWRHVAEFHADGKGHVNKKRARDIEAYIKGTFYNDVYINVSAVFVTCLFAWLFAYWNCSWLSLGIVFCFTAQIYNNEYRRFNRNIRDDLKRVTVKETLSSKLESTSWLNSFLKKFWIIFMPVMSTEVKNQLNIILATIDPGFGVDSMELTEFTLGSKAPSIDGIKTYTKYGGRKKFCMDLSIAFTPGDINDMTAKEISQRIEPRVVLSLKIKKGIVSKDLKVICENLNVSGIVRLLFEFSSVYPNIKVVSLQLLKPPQIDFVLKPLGGDTLGLDVMSAFPGFKDAVQSSINGTLGPMMYAPNKLDINIDELMCATQGNDAIGLLVITINSANSLKSSDFITNTVDPYIIFKLDKRVNEQIEIDPKTSIKSDTKTPVWNETYYLLINDLKQNLTMLMYDFNDVRTDTFIGEIEFNLMDLLEDPSLKSTTSTLVKNNKPRGNLNYSYTWYPIINTGDDKLFSTNKDAAHEHNADLDSLANERTATTTTTLGSAAFEEVGLDGNVNNANSEENNNNSFDKDADYAHSHQPESDTGICKLSLNSIRNLNTSVTATGRLNPSAVLSLDGKVLRKFRTLKRINEPSWGETYEFFVPSKQEAQLKLEVFHESSSSRSLICEYTAFLDDLISGSGKNADFYQGSPQGDIYMPIQWKPLQVEENSISNNAARTDIGAIRLFVKEVNVISHLDGIGDIDPYFKVYVNKKIMYVSKYHSDCSNPLFNTKVYLPIKSENQVITIELFDYQSVGKDRLVGTTQIAVSNLIKRDKNAGNYICDKIPGPLKKYFLENKDHITTNDYVNCSLIFIPVSKVFSPEEYESIVELEKDLKERRAKFEEKQLLLKNEMEKNPSDWEIVNIKDPFEEDEKALHKKVKMTLKELINCNSGILSFRVYDGKLSQPTAFLQILVDDVVYPAFTSLKAQNGKLIGEIGSVFIRDLSNSIITFRITKKFIVSEPADIINEMTLSTTDFLKAGYMKPITLDYEGNVFDMKFLYNPTIHPLPITESVEDTGYLDLDIISASNLIAADRSGTSDPYVLIFIDGLKMYKSKIVEKTLDPIWNESVKLYIPSRAHSTILIKLYDWDMVSSDDFLGETLLDVSKMEIEETTSWNLNLDTQGSIQLKATFAPQFAKPLLGMNGDIANNTPMRKENHRKRDVIKTPLGVVQGGIGGIFTVVAKTGEFIIDTMDGNIIKIIVHDDDREFSNGSRLTRSRKSSIFSRKMIHGDEDNESLNDGFGQPRYSGHFRRRIRSIGSKIGGNDHLQKFKDHGKGAVSEVNNDFKNFTGKLDDNTNFQRITGPGKQLGKHLGKDFQTMKDDAKNLKSKSLTDVRKHYGSMKFPHLHPEKYIR, from the coding sequence atgataTTTAATCACAAAGAGAAATTGCAAGAGAAAGAGACTCATGAAGGGCTACCTAAAAAATTGCTTGTCGGTACTCACAGCTCTTCAAAGGATACAAACACGAAAGGCCATGATACGGTAACGAAAAACGAAGAAGAAAATCATCATAATCTCCCTGGATCACACTTGTTCCATGTACCACATGATGAGACGTCTTCGTCTGCTGATGATtctcatcatcatttgcATTTAGGTTTGAAAAAAGCAATTAATATACACGGTCCtagtttaaataattcaattattcaTGGTTCTTCACAGAATGATACAACAACTACCACAGAAGGTTCAGATAATGTTACggatataaataattccaaAGGAAAGAACGATTTTTTGGAGATTCCGAAACATAGGAAACATGGTGGTAGGAGACTAATTAGCAAGAGGAAGAGTAATTCAATGGATAGTCCAAGAGCTACTGAAGTAATGGATTTTACTTCAGATAACATTACTGAgaaggaaaagaaaaaaactaaaagaCGGAAGAGTTTCTCTATAAGAAGATCATTGGAGAAAGTCTCCAGGagtaatacaaatacaatttCAAAGAGTGAAGATGGCACCaataagaagaaaagaaagttTAACCTAGGATTACGTAAATCATTGGACAAATCTCGTAGGAATTCGTATGGTAATTCTCCTGCTACTGATACTTACTCTCTAGATGaagaatcaaatattatgGTTCCTGCAACTCCAAAGATTGTTACCCAAACGATACCTGATAATCCAGATAGTCCCTCCACtccattaaataatatcaattcaAATGGAACAGAAAGCATTGAAACTTCTCCCTTTTTCGAAAGAAAATTAGTGAGAGCATCAGTTCATGTAAGAAGCATTTCAGATTCACAAtatgatgaagataaacACTTAATGGCCAAGgtcaataaaaaattaaaggcACCTTCTCCAAGAAAGTTAGAAGAATTGGAAGCTGCACGGCATAAGAGCCACGTTGAATCTTCGGAGATAAAACAATCAATTCccaaatttaaaaaggaatatttgaaaaaaattaatacaatcgataaaaataaattatatccCTGGAGACATGTAGCTGAATTTCATGCTGATGGGAAGGGGCATGTTAACAAAAAGAGAGCAAGAGATATTGAAGCTTATATCAAAGGCACATTCTATAATGACGTTTATATCAATGTCTCAGCGGTTTTCGTCACATGTCTTTTTGCTTGGTTATTTGCTTATTGGAATTGCTCTTGGCTTTCTTTAGGGATTGTCTTTTGTTTTACTGCGCAAAtctataataatgaatatagaAGATTCAATAGAAACATTAGAgatgatttgaaaagagTCACAGTAAAGGAAACATTATCTTCTAAACTGGAATCTACATCTTGgttaaattcttttttgaaaaaattttggatCATTTTTATGCCTGTAATGTCTACAGAAgttaaaaatcaattaaatatcaTCTTAGCAACTATTGATCCAGGGTTCGGTGTAGATTCTATGGAATTAACAGAATTCACATTGGGATCTAAAGCTCCTTCTATTGATGGCATCAAGACTTATACTAAATATGGTGGCCGTAAAAAATTTTGCATGGATTTATCGATTGCCTTTACACCAGgtgatattaatgatatgaCTGCAAAAGAAATTAGTCAAAGAATTGAACCAAGAGTGGTATTATCATTGAAGATTAAAAAGGGGATTGTTtcaaaagatttgaaaGTCATTtgtgaaaatttaaatgtcTCAGGTATTGTAAGACTTCTCTTTGAATTTAGTTCAGTATATCCAAACATTAAGGTTGTAtctttacaattattaaaaccACCACAGATCGATTTTGTATTGAAACCTTTAGGTGGTGATACATTGGGTCTAGATGTAATGTCAGCATTCCCAGGTTTTAAAGATGCTGTTCAATCCTCTATTAATGGTACTTTAGGTCCAATGATGTATGCTCctaataaattagatattaatattgatgaattgATGTGTGCTACTCAAGGGAATGATGCTATCGGACTTTTAGTCATTACCATTAATTCTgctaattctttaaaatcctctgattttattacaaatacTGTAGATccttatattattttcaaattagaTAAAAGGGTTAATGAACAAATCGAAATTGATCCTAAAACTTCTATTAAATCGGATACGAAGACACCTGTTTGGAATGAAACTTATTATCTTcttattaatgatttaaaacaaaacttAACCATGTTGATGTATGATTTTAATGATGTTAGAACAGATACTTTTATTGGTGAAATcgaatttaatttaatggATTTGTTAGAAGACCCATCATTGAAAAGCACAACTTCCACGCtagtgaaaaataataaaccaaGAGGGAACttaaattattcttataCTTGGTATCCAATAATTAATACAGGTGacgataaattattttctaccAATAAAGACGCAGCTCATGAACATAATGCAGATCTAGATTCTTTAGCCAATGAAAGAACAGCCACTACAACTACGACATTAGGTTCAGCTGCTTTTGAAGAAGTAGGATTGGATGGAAATGTTAATAATGCTAATAGtgaagaaaataacaataatagtttTGATAAAGATGCTGATTATGCACATAGTCATCAACCTGAATCAGATACAGGTATTTGTAAACtttcattaaattcaattcgAAATTTAAACACCTCAGTTACAGCAACCGGTAGATTAAACCCTTCTGCAGTTTTATCCTTAGACGGTAAAGtattaagaaaatttagaactttgaaaagaattaatgaaCCTTCGTGGGGTGAAACTTATGAATTTTTTGTACCATCTAAACAAGAAGctcaattaaaattggaaGTATTCCATgaatcatcttcatcaagAAGCTTGATCTGTGAATATACGGCCTTTTTAGatgatttaatatcagGGAGCGGTAAAAATGCAGATTTTTATCAAGGTTCACCACAAGgtgatatatatatgccAATACAATGGAAACCGTTACAAGTCGAAGAAAATAGTATTTCAAACAATGCTGCTAGAACAGATATCGGTGCAATTAgattatttgttaaagaAGTTAATGTTATTTCACATTTGGATGGTATTGGAGATATTGATCCATACTTCAAAGTATAcgttaataaaaaaatcatgtacgtttcaaaatatcattCAGATTGTTCGAATCCTTTATTCAATACAAAAGTATATTTACCCATCAAATCGGAAAATCAAGTTATCAccattgaattatttgattatcAAAGTGTTGGTAAGGATAGACTAGTAGGGACAACTCAAATCGCTGTATCTAATTTGATTAAAAGAGATAAAAATGCGggaaattatatttgtgATAAGATTCCAGGccctttgaaaaaatatttcttagAAAATAAGGATCATATTACTACCAATGATTATGTTAATTGTTCATTGATTTTTATACCAGTCAGTAAAGTCTTTTCTCCCGAAGAATATGAATCAATTGTTGAATTGGAGaaagatttgaaagaaagaagagctaaatttgaagaaaagcaattattattgaaaaatgaaatggaaaaaaatccAAGTGATTGGGaaattgttaatattaaggatccttttgaagaagatgaaaaagCTCTTcataaaaaagttaaaatgACATTAAAGGAATTAATCAATTGTAACTCAGGTATTTTAAGTTTTAGAGTATATGATGGTAAATTAAGTCAACCAACAGCATTTTTGCAAATATTAGTAGATGATGTTGTTTACCCAGCCTTCACTTCTTTAAAAGCACAAAATGGTAAACTGATTGGAGAAATCGGTAGTGTATTTATTAgagatttatcaaatagtattattacGTTTAGAATAACGAAAAAATTTATCGTTAGTGAGCCTGCcgatattattaatgaaatgaCACTAAGTACCACAGATTTCTTAAAAGCTGGTTATATGAAACCAATTACTTTGGATTACGAAGGCAATGTATTTGATATGAAGTTCTTATACAACCCAACCATCCATCCATTACCAATTACCGAAAGTGTTGAGGATACCGGTTACTTAGATTTAGATATCATATCTGCTAGTAATTTAATTGCTGCTGATAGATCTGGTACTTCTGATCCATATGTTTTAATCTTTATTGATGGTTTGAAAATGTATAAATCAAAGATTGTGGAAAAGACCTTGGATCCTATTTGGAATGAATCcgtaaaattatatattccatCAAGAGCACACTCTACTATTCTAATCAAATTATACGATTGGGATATGGTTAGTAGTGATGATTTCTTAGGAGAAACTTTACTAGACGTATCCAAAATGGAAATCGAGGAAACTACCTCTTGGAACTTAAACCTGGATACCCAAGGTTCCATTCAATTGAAGGCTACCTTTGCTCCACAATTTGCTAAACCTCTATTAGGAATGAATGGTGATATTGCCAATAATACACCAATGAGAAAGGAAAATCATAGAAAACGTGATGTTATCAAGACTCCATTGGGCGTTGTTCAAGGTGGTATTGGTGGTATATTTACAGTTGTTGCTAAGACTGGTGAATTCATTATTGACACAATGGATGGTAACATTATTAAGATAATTGTTCATGATGATGATAGAGAATTCAGTAATGGCAGTAGACTAACTCGTTCAAGAAAGTCTTCAATTTTTAGTAGGAAAATGATCCATGGTGATGAAGATAACGAATCTTTAAATGACGGTTTTGGTCAACCTCGATATTCAGGACATTTTAGGCGTCGTATAAGGAGTATAGGAAGTAAAATCGGTGGAAACGatcatcttcaaaaatttaaagatcaTGGGAAGGGAGCTGTCAGTGAAGTCAATAatgatttcaaaaattttactGGAAAATTAGATGATAACACCAACTTCCAAAGGATTACAGGGCCTGGAAAACAATTGGGGAAACATCTAGGTAAAGATTTTCAAACCATGAAAGATGAtgctaaaaatttaaaaagtAAATCATTAACTGATGTGAGAAAACACTATGGATCAATGAAATTTCCTCACCTCCATCCTGAGAAATACATAAGATAG
- the TBLA0B06310 gene encoding uncharacterized protein (ancestral locus Anc_4.337), whose translation MKNFNGKSMKTKMEVANAVSSASTRFDQEKKKLSAINQLRSKTPKKYTEKAFDTKNRMKIIKDENYDELYDETVPVEFTLLDILRMLGGLVLLYSIISKLYSGYWFMKLPLGGPKGMEPKANSLPPTVPNYWLNAYNKDITEFPIEFTWDELSKFYGGNVDRNEKDESKRILLSVKGHIFDVTKSKNFYGSWGTYKKFTGTDCSRSFSYPMWDISSLSKQCSHKIDDLDGTQMGRVDSWLEFFQSKYPEVGYINL comes from the coding sequence atgaaaaattttaatggaAAATCAATGAAAACTAAAATGGAAGTAGCAAATGCTGTTAGTTCAGCAAGCACAAGGTTTGatcaagaaaagaaaaaacttAGTGCcataaatcaattaagaTCAAAAACTCCCAAGAAATATACTGAAAAGGCTTTTGATACTAAGAATCGTatgaaaattatcaaagaTGAGAATTATGATGAACTTTATGATGAAACAGTACCTGTGGAATTCACACTTCTCGATATTCTTAGAATGCTTGGCGGGTTAGTATTACTATATTCGATTATCAGCAAACTTTACTCGGGTTATTGGTTTATGAAATTACCTCTAGGGGGTCCAAAAGGTATGGAACCAAAGGCTAATTCATTACCACCAACAGTGCCAAATTATTGGTTAAATGCATATAATAAAGACATTACTGAATTTCCAATTGAATTCACCTGGGATGAATTATCCAAGTTCTACGGTGGAAATGTCGatagaaatgaaaaagatgaGTCTAAGAGAATCCTATTAAGTGTGAAAGGTCATATCTTTGATGTCACCAAGAGTAAAAACTTTTATGGTAGTTGGGGGacatataaaaaatttacgGGGACAGACTGTTCTAGATCATTTAGTTATCCAATGTGggatatttcttctttaagtAAACAATGTAGTCATAAGATTGATGATTTGGATGGAACTCAAATGGGAAGAGTTGATTCATGGTTGGAATTTTTCCAATCCAAATATCCAGAGGTAGGTTATATAAACTTATAA